The sequence TCGCCGTCGCCGAGTCCGGCGTGGTTGGTGCGTCCGTTGCCGACGAGGTGGACGACTCCGGCTTTGTCGATGACGCCGTGGCAGAGGGGTCCGGGGAGGGAGCTGTGCCCGTTGTAGCAGAGCTCGACGCTGTTGGCGGATCCCGTGGTGACGGTGTGGTGGATCACCACCCCGTGTACCGGACCCCACGGTCCCTTGTGGTTGCGGTTGTTGGTGCGCCAGTTGCGGTGTTCGACGACGGTGAGGCCTTCGTTGCGGAGGGCTTTGAGGAGCTTGTCGGCTGTGAGTGGTGTGGCCATGGTGTCTCCTGCGGGGTGGCGGGGTACTGACCCGCATCGACCGTTGACCTTTGAATCATAGGCTTCCGATTCGCATATGCCTACGATTCCAAGGTTCAGGGGTTATGCTTCCCTCGGGTCGCCGCTTCACCGGTCCACCCAGCGGCGGGCTCCTTCTGGCAAGGGGCGAGCCCGCCGCCACCCTTGCCAACCCCCTTGCCGAGGAGTCCTCGTGTCCGATCACGCCACTTCGCCGTCGCTCCGGAAAACGCCCACCTTGCTGGCCATCGGCCGTGACGGCAGTGTCCACAACGTCGCCGTCGAGGGGCCTTTCACGGAGGCCGCCCGCAAGCGCGTCGAGGGCATCTTCAAGGGGCGGCGTTTCGTCCGGTACACCGTGCTCAACGACCAGGGCGCACCGACTGACTGGATCGACGTACCGCTCGGATTCGCCGGTCCCTACGAGGGTGAGCCCAAGTGCAGCCTCCCTGCGCCAACCGCTGAAGGCCCGAGGGCTGACGCCGAGCGTGATGGGCGCCGTCAGCTCCGCAACGCCCTTCGAGTTCTGTGGGAAGCAGGGTTCGCGTTCGGGCCCGAGCTAGTCGACGTGGCCGAGTCCGAGACTGCCACCCTCTACCGGCAGTGGCGGGAGACGGGCGTGGACCCGGGGCTCCAGCAGCAGGAGGCCCCCGATGCCTGATGTTCAGGGTCATTGCCCGGCGTGTGGTGCCACCAGTCTGTTCCTCGGCGAGGGCGGACACGTCACCTGCGCCCGCATCGAATGCCCTAACCCGTGCGCCGCTGACGACCTGCTGCACGGTGGCGAGGAGGCGCTCGTGCATGCGCTGGGTGGCGACCGGACCGCGCGCGTCATCGCCTACAACCTGCACTGCCACGGGCACTCCCTCGCCGACGCACGCCGCATGACCGACGAGGAGTTCCGGGCCGTGCCCGGCATCGGCCACACGTCCCTCAGGCGCATCCGGCGGGCGTTCCCAGCGCAGCAGCCCCGCCTTCTCGACTGCGGGTTCTGCTACGAGGAGCAGGGCGAGGAGGTTCACCCGCACCCGGAGTGCGCCATCGGAAGCACCGCTCGTCAGCAGCCGCCCGTTGTAGCCACGGCACGTGTTCACGTGGACGTAGCCACCCCCACGACGGCGTACCTGACGGAGTTCGAGCGCGCCCAGGCTGTGGCGCGCGCTGAGGAGGCCGAGGCCGTCATCCGGCGGGTACGCGACGCCTCCGCCTTCATCCGGGCCACCACCCGCACATGGGACCCCGTAGCCGACATCATCGACGCCGCCCTCGACGAGGACGGGGACCCCGTACACGCCCGCGTCGCCCTGGCCGTGCGTACCGTGCTGAACCAGGATCTCCCCGGCGACATGGGCGGACACGTAGCCACAGCAGTGCTGGCCGTACTCCGCAAGGAGACCGGCGATGCCTGAGCCGACCGACCCCATGACCGAGCTGGCCGCCGCAGCCGCCCAACTCCACGAGCTGTACGCCACCTACGTCCAGGCCGGGTTCACCGAACCGCAGGCATTCGAACTCACCAAGGCCGTCCTCCTCGTGCACATCGGCGGTGGGGCGTGAGCAACCGAAAGCTTCGGCTGAACCAAGTCCGGCGACACGGCGCACCGGAGGAAGTTGTCACAGTCACCGAGTGGGACGTCACACCTGGCCTCCATGCGTGGATCACCGAGGAGATTGGAAAGCTGGAGGCGGCGGCCAAACCCCTGGTCGCTCTCGGAGTCTGTCCCGAGTGGAGGCACTGCAAGCCAGAGTGCTACCACCCTGAGGGGCTGCCGACCAACGACTCGACGACGGCCCTCCGCCGGTGTGCCGCCGACCGGAAGATCCTCGCCGCGCACCCGTACAGCACCCAAGTCGTCAACCCCAGCTACGGGCCGCACAGCGCCGGGTTCGGGTGCGAGACCTGCCACGACTGGGACGGAGTCCCCGAAGGGCGCGGGGACTGCCCCACCATCCTCGCCCTCGCCGAAGGCTACGGACTCGACGACGAAGACAACGCCGACGTGGAGGTCATCCGTGGCTGACCTCGCCTGCCAGTTTCGTGTCTCCACCCGTGCCGCAGGGCCGCTGCGTCGCGTCGCTGTCCAGGTTTACGAGGACTTGGCGGAGCTTCGTGTAGCCGCAACCCGGTACGTCGGTGCCGAGCCACTCCACTTCGCCGAGGCGCTCGGCGTCTGCCACGCCTACACCGGCGGCGGAACCACCGCCGCCCTCATCCGACTCTGGAGGCAACGCCTCGGCACCAGCGTCGTCGTCCACGAAGTCACCCACGCTGCCATGGGCATATACCGCACCGACTGGCAACCCGACCACGGCGGCCCGAACGACGACCTGGACAACGAAGAGGTCCTCGCCTACCTCGTCGGCAACCTCACCAGCCGCATAGTCGACCGCCTCCACCACCACGGGATGTACCCATGAGCAGCAACTTCTACGTCCTCTGCGTGTCCCACGACCGCCTGAGCACCGAGCACAGGACAAGCGGAGACGCAGCCGAAACCATCAAGACAGGAAGCGACCTCCACCCCGGGTGCGATCTCGTCATCGAGGAAGTCTCCGGCGGACCGGTCGAGATCGGCTGCCCGCCAGCCGACTCCAGGGATGCGGGGCCGCGCTGCTACCACCGTGACGTGCGGTGGGTTGAGGTCGAGTGGCTTCGCGTTCTGTCCCGGGCGTACACGTCGACGGACCCGAAGGTCGCCGAAGCTGTGCGGCGGGGGCGCTTCACCTGCTGGCCCCAAGAGCGGCTCCACCGGCTACGAGGGTCACTCGGCATCGAGGATGAAGCGAGAGAACGCCCGTGACCGCCTGCCCGTTCTGCGAGATCAACGACGGGCGTGCGCCGCCACCTTCATCGCGCGACTCCACCACCACTAGGAACCGCGCACGACCACCATGCCCAGCTGCTGCCCGTAGGTGGCCCGGAACTGGTCCGGTGTCCACGCCCGGCCAGCAGCCAGAAACACCGGATCCACCCGGGCACCACCCACCGCCCCCTCGGCGACAATCAGCACCCAGCCCACCACCGAGCCACCAGACGGCACCCCGGACACATCAGTTCCCGAAGGCGCCGCCACCTCGACGCGAAGCCCATCGAACGCCGGGACCATGCCCACAACACCACCGGGCACACCCTGACCACCCTCAACCATGATCGGCATTCCGCTCCTCAGGTCATCAGCAGCGGCAGGAGCTTGCTGGCAATGTAGGCATGCCCCGCATCCGACGGGTGCACCGAATCCGAGGAACCCGCCGCCCCAGGGGTGGCCTGATCACCCCAGTAGCCCAACCCCTGCCAGTACGCGTAGTTGTTCTGACCCATCGGCCACAGATTGACAAGGGCCGCCCCGTACTCCTCGGCGATCCCCCGCATCCGGGCCCCGTACTGCGAGTAAATCGTCCCCGCGAAATTCCCGCGATGCTGCATCACCAGCAGCAGATCCGTGGCCCCGGTACCCGTGCCCTTGATGGTGTTCAGCGTCGAGTACACGTTCGCCGCCCACGCGTCGAGGGTGACGTTCTGGTTCGCGTCGTTCAGCCCCAGCGCGTAAATCACCAGGTCGGCAGGCTGCGACGTCCCACCGTGCCACAACGTGTTCCCCGTGCCTGACACGAAGTAGTGCGACGTCTGCGCACCGCTCCGCCCGGCATTATCGACGATCACACCCGTGTCCCGCTCCCCCGCCACCCCGATCAACTGAAGGCGAGCACCAGCAGACCCGTTGTACGAGATCACCACCGTGTGCGTACCAGCAGACAAGCCGGTGATGGTCTGGGTTCGGACCGACGCCGAGCTCAGCCCCGGATCCGCCACGGCCACAGCGGCAGCCCCATCGATCGCGTAGGTGTAGCCGGCGTTCGGGGTGTTGACCCCCGCCAGCGTGTAGATCTTGATTGTGGAGCCGCGCACGGTGAAGGTAGCGGTGGCTGCGGCGGTGGCGTAGATGCTGCTGATGCCCGGCCCGTACCACAGAACGGTGTCGGTCCATGTGCCGGTCGTGGTGGCGATGGACTGGTTGGCCTGCCAGGCGGCGATCGCTTCAGGCTTGGCCCCGATGATCGCGGGGGTGCGGTTCACCGAGTACAGGCCGCTGCCGCCATCCCCATAAGCCGACTGAAGGGCGGTACGCAGGATTCCGACGTAGCTCTTGGAGACTAGGTCGGAGCAGTAGTACCCCTTCGTCACCGAGTCGCCCACCGCGATGATCCGGGCCTTGCCCGTACCAGCAGCGTCACGCTTCGCCCGCCAGAACTTCCCCCACCCGTCCGGGACATACACACCCAGCTCCCCCGCCGAACGGGGCCGGGCAGTGCGAGCCGCAACCGTGGTCGCCCCCCGCACGGTGGTGATCGACGACCCCAGGCGAACCGTTGTGTTCGTCCCGTCGTCGAACAGCCCGCCCGACGCGGCATGCAGGTAGGCGTCATCCAGGAGCACCGTGGAAGCCCCGGACAGGCGTACCCCGTACTGGGGGCTGTTCGTCGACCCCCCGCCGTCATCCACCCCTGGGTAGCACGTCACCCCGTTCACCGTGACCGGCACCGTCGCCCCCACCACAGCCAAACCGGCGAACCCGCCGCCACCGGTGCCGCCGTTGCGGCCGTCGCGGCGAGTCATGAGCCCAGTGATGAGGATGGGGGTGTTACCCGTGGCGTCCACGAACACGCCGTGCTGCCCATTGCGGTCCGTGGAGCAGCCGGTCATCTGCATGCCACCGGAGCCCTGCCAGTCCCCCCACGCCCCGGTGATGCGGTACCCGTGGGAGCCGCACCACTCCACCCGGCAGCCAGCGAGCTGGGCGTTTGTGCAGTTGGTGAGGACGATGCCCTGCGCCTGGCAGCCGAGTACCTGTACGTCGTCGAGGGTGAGGTCGGTGTTGCCGTTGAGCAGGATGCCGTTGCTCGTACACCGGTTGATCATGACGTTATGGAGGCGCCACGAGTACGGGCGGATCCCGCCCGCCTGCCCGGTGATGATCCCGTTGTTCGGCATACGCCGGATGCACACATCGCGCATCACAACGTTCTGCACGTTGCCCTTCGCATACAACCCATCCACCGACCCGGTGATCTGAGACCCGTCGATCATCAGGTTGAACAGGCGCTGCTCGCCGTTGATCGCCGGGTGGGTACCATCGTCCTCTCCGATGATCTGGAGCACACTCGACCCGGTGAACGGCACGGCGGCCTCGATCCAGCACGGGTAGTCGGCCTCCGTCATCCCCGGGCCGATCATCAGGTTCGAGTGGGTTCCCAACAGGGTGATCCCCGGCGGCAGGTCAAGAGTCGCCGACACCTTGTAACGGCCGGCAGGGAAGTACACAACTCCACCGACCGGGCATGCGGTGATCGCCGCCTTGATGGCGGTCGTGTCGTCCGCGGCTCCGTCACCCAGCGCCCCGTGGTCGGTCACGAATTGCCAGTCCAGCACCGACGGCAGGCGGCCCGCCGGCACCCTGCCCCCAGGGTCCAGGGATGGCCAGCCGCCGGGCAGGTCCTTGAGGGCCAGGTGGTCCTGGAGGATGGTCCCCAGGTCCACTGCGGCGGCGGCGTAGCGGCGCCCGTATCCGAAATCCATGTACAGGTGGGTGATGCCGTCGGGTCCGAAGAACGCAACAGCCCCGTCGCCGTCGGCAGTGACGGTGCTGATGGGTGTGCCTGCCAGGTCGGTGAGGTCAGTGATCTGGGTGCCGTCGGAAGCCGCATCCCAGATGGTGCCCGTAGCTCCGGGGCGGACCAGGAGCTGGTTCCCGACTCGCTCCATGGCGTAATCGGACGTAGAGCCCCCGAAGAGGTGGCGCATGATGATGTCCTTTCGGGGTCAGGCGAGCCAGTACGAGCCGTCGATGGTGATGATGTCGCCGGGGCGGATGTTGAAGGGGGTGTTCGTGAACATGCTGAAGGCGTTCGGGACCGAGCTTTGAGAGGAGCCGTTGGTCATGGAGTACCGCAGCCGGGCGATCTTCGTCGTGGAGGACGACGGGAACGTCACTGCGGCCCCGACAGCGGAGCCTTCACCGTTGTCCGAGGAGTAGTTCCACGTGAAGAGCGACCGGTGCAGCGTGCTGCACGGGTAGCCCGGGGGGAGGGTGACCCCGATCGGATCTGGGTATCCGGGCGGGTTCGAAGCCACCACCACGTGGATCGTCAGGTCGACCCGGCGGCCCCGCACTTGGAAGAGCCCCCGGTTGGTGGCCGACGTGCCCCAGTGGAAGTTCGTGTTCCCCGCCGACCACTGAGGTGTGTACGTGTTCTCCTCGACCCCTGGTGATGCCAGCCAGTGCCATGTGGCGCCGTCGCCGATGTAGAGGCGGCTTCCTTCCGTGAGGAGCTGTCCGCGCACACTGGGCCTGCGCGCTCCGGGGAGGCTGGGCATGGCCCCCCGGTCGGTGAACCACCGGCGGTCGAGGACGTTGACGGCGGTGACTACGGACGACCCGGCGGCGACGGTGCACTGGGCAAGGGGGACTTCGTAGGTGCCGTCCTCGTCGGCGGCCAGCGTGGGGGCGCTGGTGCCACCGGTTTTGTAGAAGGCACGGACCGTTTTGGCGCTCATGCTGGACCGGAGAACAACGGTGTCGATGCGGGCCGCAGACCCGGCGTTCGGGGTTACGGGGATGTTCTTGGCGGTGTCGTTGAGGTAGTAGAACCCGTTGACGAACGCCTCGCCCGGCTGGAGGACGACGTTGCCGCTGCCGTTTCCGGTGACCTTGAGGGCCGTGTCGGCAGGGTCCGAGGCATGAACCCCGTCCAAGCCCCACCGTCGTGCCATGCGGGACCACTGGGACTGGGTGGCGATCGGGGCACCGTCGAACGGCGCACTGAACTCGGCCATCAGGCGGCCTTCCTGGTCTTGACTCTGCCCATGTCTCGTTTGAGCTGGGCAAGGAACTTGTAGATGCGGGCCACCGTGCCGTCGCCGTCACTCGATCCGACAGTGGCCTTCACGGTGGTGCCGTCACTGGCTGTGCAGGTGAGGGTGACCTCGCGGACCACGTCGGTCATCCACGAGTCACGGACCTTCGCGGACGCGGTGTCGCCGACCTGGTAGTCCCGCCCGTAGCGCAGCTGCGGAATGTCGATCGGGCTGATCGCCAAAGAGCCTTGGCCTGCGCCAGCACTGAGGGCCTCTTCGGCGGCCTGGTCCATCTGGGCCGCCAGGTCGACGGAGGCGGTGTCGACCGAGGTGAGGTCGACGAACTGCTCCATCATCAACCCGGGATAGAGAGGGTCGGCCCTGTCGTAGGCCTTGCACTGGCGTGGTGAGGACTGGCCACCGGCGACGACTAGGGCCCGCGTGCAGGTAGGCGGTGTGGTCGAGTAGTCGGCGTCGGTGAGGTTCCCGAAGTTGAACGCGAACCGGGCGGTCCCGGACCGGTCGACGGGTGCGTACACCTGGAACTGGAGGTTGCTCCCGACCTGGACGACGCGGAACCCGAGCCCGGCCGCGTTCGCGATGTCGGTAAGGACGGCGAGGAGGCTGTCGAACTGGTTGAGCTGCCGGGTGATCGTCGGCCCGCGGTTGCCGTTGGTGGCGAGCGTGAGGAGCGCGTTCCTGCGCGACGCCAATGCCCCAGGTCCGGCGTTGACGTTGACGAGGGTCCGCATCGCCGTCTCCGCCACCGCGCCGCTGATCTTGTACACCGCGTCCGCCTGGGCGCCGATTGCGCTGCCCGGCGCGGGCCAGCAGGTGTAGCGGGCCAGTACCTCGGTGTCGGACACTCCCCCGACAGTGAGTTTCCCGGCCCCCGAGTCGTCCTTGGAGCGAGACCAGTCCACGGTACGGATCGGCCCGGAGTCGACGAGGGTCCCGTCGGCGGTGCGGATGATCAGCCCGTTGCCCTCGGCCAGCAGGTTCGCTTTCCCGGAGTCGGCGGAGATCTCCAGCACGTAGGACCCGATGGCGTTGTAGCGAGGGATGACGGTGAGGCTGGTGTAGTCGTCTACCTGCCCGATGCGCTCCAGAGTGGAGTTGCGGACGTAGACGCGGAGTGCGGTACTGGTCATCTGTGCCCTCCTCTCAGGAAGCCAAGTAGCGGGGTTGGTACGTCATACGGACCGAGGTCGCCGACGTAGAGCCGGCGACGGTGAGGGTGAGCTGGTTGACGCCGGTCTCCAGAGGCCACAGGGCTGAGGCGTTGGAGAGGTTGGGCCAGAGGTTCGTGACCCCGTTGAGGAGGGCGGTCTGGCGGCGGTCGCGGGTGTCGATGACGATCGTGTCGGCACCGGTGATGGTGCGGGTCATGGCGAGGGTCTGCCCGGTCGTCACGTTGGTGAGGGTGACCGAGGTCGCCGGGCCCTTGATCGTCCACACGGGGTGCGCGTCGTCGTCGCCGTCGTTGTCCACCGTGACGGAGCCGAGTACCTGGGAGTCGCCGACGGTCAGCGGCAGGAACGGGAAGAAGTCGCCGCCCGTACCGTTCCGCCACTCGGTGGTGACCTCTCCCCCGGTCCAGTACGGGGACGGGACGGCGAACACCAGCGCGGTGATGCACCAGCGGGCACCTGCGGCATCCAGGGATTCGTCGCCTTCCATGCCGTCCTGGTAGCGGACGCCAATGCTGCGGGTGGCCCCGTCGGGCTCGGTGAGGGTGAGGGTGCCTTGGCCGCGCTTGGGGTTGAGGGAACGGACCAGCGCCCGACGCCGGGCCTTGTAGGCAGCCCTGCTGTCGTTGGCCCAGAAAGCCACCGGCAGGGTGATCGTTTTCCCCTCGGCGCGGACCTGCCGCACCTCGTACCCGTCGATCCCCGGGGACTCGTCGGTCGCCATGGCGTACCCGGGCATGTCCAGCCCCTTGGCGCCGGGCTGGACGACCCATCCGCGTTCCCAGTCGGTGAGCATCGTCGTCACACCACCGGGGTCCGTGAAGGACACCAGGGGCATCTCGATCAGGCGTTGCGGCCACTCCCAAGGCGGCTGCTGCTCCTCGGGCGGGAGCGTTGAGGCTACGAGGATCGGCATCAGTAGGCTCCGCTCATGACCGGGCGGTGCAGCATGTCCTCAGCCGCCAGGGCGTCAAGGATGCTCCGCTTGGAGGCGACTTCGCGGGTGGTGGCGTTGTAGTGCAGGTGCCGGTCGCCGCTCGTGTTGTTCACCGTGCGGGTTTCGGTGCGGGCCATGGTGGCTGCGGCTGTCGACCGGACGGTGCGGGCCATAGACGCTGCTGCGGCGGCGGCCTGCGGGATGGTGTCGCGGACCCCGCGGGCGAAGCCCAGCCCGGTGAACCGGCCGAGTGCGGCGAGTACCTGGGACGGAGACTTGATCTTCAGTTCGACCCTGATGGTCTTCTGGATCTTCTTCGCCAGGTCGGCCATCGCCTTGATGATCGCCGACTCCTGGGCGACCAAACCGGTGAGGAATCCCTTGCCCGCCATGGCTCCGGCGTCGTACATGACGTCGGCGGCGTCCTGCCCGTAGGCGGTGGCCGCCTTCCCGATCTGCACCTGTGTCGCGTTGATGGACTTCAACTGCGCGTCCGTCGCCTTCACCAGCGCCGCGGCATACGGTGCGCCCTGGTCCGGGCCGGCCGCGATGAGCTGCCCGAGGAACTCCTTCGACAGGCCACGCTTCCCCAGGGTCGCCAGGTTCGAGGAGAACGTCTGGAGC is a genomic window of Streptomyces sp. SID8374 containing:
- a CDS encoding DUF6085 family protein; protein product: MPDVQGHCPACGATSLFLGEGGHVTCARIECPNPCAADDLLHGGEEALVHALGGDRTARVIAYNLHCHGHSLADARRMTDEEFRAVPGIGHTSLRRIRRAFPAQQPRLLDCGFCYEEQGEEVHPHPECAIGSTARQQPPVVATARVHVDVATPTTAYLTEFERAQAVARAEEAEAVIRRVRDASAFIRATTRTWDPVADIIDAALDEDGDPVHARVALAVRTVLNQDLPGDMGGHVATAVLAVLRKETGDA
- a CDS encoding glycosyl hydrolase family 28-related protein → MRHLFGGSTSDYAMERVGNQLLVRPGATGTIWDAASDGTQITDLTDLAGTPISTVTADGDGAVAFFGPDGITHLYMDFGYGRRYAAAAVDLGTILQDHLALKDLPGGWPSLDPGGRVPAGRLPSVLDWQFVTDHGALGDGAADDTTAIKAAITACPVGGVVYFPAGRYKVSATLDLPPGITLLGTHSNLMIGPGMTEADYPCWIEAAVPFTGSSVLQIIGEDDGTHPAINGEQRLFNLMIDGSQITGSVDGLYAKGNVQNVVMRDVCIRRMPNNGIITGQAGGIRPYSWRLHNVMINRCTSNGILLNGNTDLTLDDVQVLGCQAQGIVLTNCTNAQLAGCRVEWCGSHGYRITGAWGDWQGSGGMQMTGCSTDRNGQHGVFVDATGNTPILITGLMTRRDGRNGGTGGGGFAGLAVVGATVPVTVNGVTCYPGVDDGGGSTNSPQYGVRLSGASTVLLDDAYLHAASGGLFDDGTNTTVRLGSSITTVRGATTVAARTARPRSAGELGVYVPDGWGKFWRAKRDAAGTGKARIIAVGDSVTKGYYCSDLVSKSYVGILRTALQSAYGDGGSGLYSVNRTPAIIGAKPEAIAAWQANQSIATTTGTWTDTVLWYGPGISSIYATAAATATFTVRGSTIKIYTLAGVNTPNAGYTYAIDGAAAVAVADPGLSSASVRTQTITGLSAGTHTVVISYNGSAGARLQLIGVAGERDTGVIVDNAGRSGAQTSHYFVSGTGNTLWHGGTSQPADLVIYALGLNDANQNVTLDAWAANVYSTLNTIKGTGTGATDLLLVMQHRGNFAGTIYSQYGARMRGIAEEYGAALVNLWPMGQNNYAYWQGLGYWGDQATPGAAGSSDSVHPSDAGHAYIASKLLPLLMT
- a CDS encoding siphovirus ReqiPepy6 Gp37-like family protein, giving the protein MTSTALRVYVRNSTLERIGQVDDYTSLTVIPRYNAIGSYVLEISADSGKANLLAEGNGLIIRTADGTLVDSGPIRTVDWSRSKDDSGAGKLTVGGVSDTEVLARYTCWPAPGSAIGAQADAVYKISGAVAETAMRTLVNVNAGPGALASRRNALLTLATNGNRGPTITRQLNQFDSLLAVLTDIANAAGLGFRVVQVGSNLQFQVYAPVDRSGTARFAFNFGNLTDADYSTTPPTCTRALVVAGGQSSPRQCKAYDRADPLYPGLMMEQFVDLTSVDTASVDLAAQMDQAAEEALSAGAGQGSLAISPIDIPQLRYGRDYQVGDTASAKVRDSWMTDVVREVTLTCTASDGTTVKATVGSSDGDGTVARIYKFLAQLKRDMGRVKTRKAA
- a CDS encoding phage tail domain-containing protein, producing MPILVASTLPPEEQQPPWEWPQRLIEMPLVSFTDPGGVTTMLTDWERGWVVQPGAKGLDMPGYAMATDESPGIDGYEVRQVRAEGKTITLPVAFWANDSRAAYKARRRALVRSLNPKRGQGTLTLTEPDGATRSIGVRYQDGMEGDESLDAAGARWCITALVFAVPSPYWTGGEVTTEWRNGTGGDFFPFLPLTVGDSQVLGSVTVDNDGDDDAHPVWTIKGPATSVTLTNVTTGQTLAMTRTITGADTIVIDTRDRRQTALLNGVTNLWPNLSNASALWPLETGVNQLTLTVAGSTSATSVRMTYQPRYLAS